In the genome of Chryseobacterium sp. 52, the window GCATCATCGTTTCCAATAACCGCATTATTGCAAGAGCTCACAACCTTACCGAAACACTAAACGATGTAACCGCCCACGCAGAAATGCAGGCTATTACTTCTGCTGCCAACTTCCTTGGAGGCAAATATTTAATCAACTGTACACTTTATGTTACAATGGAACCGTGCGTAATGTGTTCGGGAGCACTGGCATGGTCACAGATCTCCAAAGTCGTGATTGGTGCCAGAGATGAACAGAGAGGGTTTATCAACAAACATCTTTCTCTACATCCAAAAACAGAAATGGTAACCGGAATCATGGAAAATGAATGTTCATCAATCGTTAAAGAGTTTTTTAAAAGTAAAAGATAATTTATTCCGAGCCTTCTATTGTTGCATGGAAAAGAGGCCGTAATGCATTCATTTTTCTCCAGTCCTGTTCTTTTGCTATTATTGTATTCTTCGCAAAGTTGAGG includes:
- a CDS encoding nucleoside deaminase; protein product: MFTDEHYMKIALQEAEAALEKDEVPIGCIIVSNNRIIARAHNLTETLNDVTAHAEMQAITSAANFLGGKYLINCTLYVTMEPCVMCSGALAWSQISKVVIGARDEQRGFINKHLSLHPKTEMVTGIMENECSSIVKEFFKSKR